The sequence below is a genomic window from Papio anubis isolate 15944 chromosome X, Panubis1.0, whole genome shotgun sequence.
cttcttcttcttctctctctctctctcttttggccagggtctcacagtgttgcccaggctgctgtcttcttcttcctttcttcttcttcttctccttctccttttccttcttcttcttctttcttttctctctctctctctcttttggccagggtctcacagtgttgcccaggctgctgtcttcttcttcttttcttcttcttctcctcctcctccttctccttctccttttccttcttcttcttctttcttttctctctctctctctcttttggccagggtctcacagtgttgcccaggctgctggagtgcagtgatgtggtcaTAGGTCATTGTAACctggaactccagggctcaagggatcttcctgcctcagcctcccagagtacctgggactccaggtgcatgctgccacacccaattaatagtttttgtgtttttttttttttttttttttttttttagagatgacatatcactatgttgcccaggatgattttgaactcctggactcaagtgatcctcccgccccagcttcccaagtagctgggacttcaagcATGGGCCATCACACCTGGTCTTAACCTCAACTTTTTACAAGCTTGTTTCAATGGTACCTATGAAATAGTTCAACAAATCTAATTTTGTTGCCAAAGGGCAATAATTTAGGTATGATGATCTAGAACAGCTTAGGAATTGGTCCTCCCTAAGACTATACTCTCTTTATTGAGCCATGGTGCAAATAGGCTCTATGTGAAGGTTTCCAAATTCTCTGTAGCTGTACATCACTGTACATAGACTAAATACATAGCTGAAAGGCTATTTGTAAAGCAAATTTTCCTTCAGTAAGGCTCATTTTTCTACTGATTGtctctttattcttatttatattacAAAAGAAGTGCCTAGTCACTTCACCTCTTTTGCTCAAATAGAAGTATATAAAGAAGTCTCTGATCCCTTTCTGTAGAGATAACAACTGTTCATTATCTAGTATAGACCCTTCCAGATGTTTGCTGCACACACGTACTGTgacatatacttatttttttttcaaaatgagaatGAATTATGTGTACGAACTGCCTATTGCTCTTATTCGCTTAATAATATATCACAAACATCATTTCATGTCATTATGTTTGcatatagatatttaaataattgtgcctcattcttttttttttttttttaacctaacacAGTATTCTAtagtatggatataccataagGTATTAACCATATTCCTATTAATGAACACTTGAgatttttgattaatttttcactattaaaataaTACTCTGGTTACTATTCCTGTGCATATATCTTTGTGTATTTGTTCAAGTTTCTCTGTATAATAGAGCCCTGTACATGAAAATGTCAAAGagtatatgcattttaaattttaaaagatactgccacattgtcttttaaaaaggccaggctgggtgcagtggttcacacctgtcatctcagcactttgggaggccgaggcaggtggatcacctgagttccgAGTtcgacagcagcctggccaacgtggtgaaaccccatctctactaaaaatacaaaagttagctgggtgtggtggcgggcacctattgtaatcccagctactcaggaggctgaggcatgagaatctcttgaacccgggaggcagaggttgcagtgagctgaggtcgtgccactgcactccagcctgggcgagagtgcaagactctgtctcaaaaataaataaaataaaataaagggaccAAAACTATTTACACTCCTACTTAGAATATATgagtgcaggccgggcgcggtggctcacgcctgtaatcccagcactttgggaggcccaggcaggcggatcacgaggttgggagattgagaccatcctggctgacattgtgaaaccctgtctctactaaaaatacaaaaaattagccgggcgtggtggtgggcacctgtagtcccagctactcggcaggctgaggcaggagaatggcgtgaacctgggaggcggagcttacagtgagccgagatggcgccactgcacttcagcctgggtgacagggtgagactccatcttgggaaaaaaaaaaaaagaatatatgagtGCAAGTTTCTTCATATTCTTGCCAAAATTGAATATTATCAATCTAAAAATCTTACCAACttgaaggggaaaataaaatatatttaataacctTTTATATCTATTTCTAAAAGTAATAATTACTCATTCAAACatattgttaaaaaatgttttatttgaataaCAGTAACTTGGCTTGTACCACGTGCCATGTAGGATCCAAGTGAAGCAGACAGTTTTATTACAGAATTTTGGTTTGAAGAGGGATGCTTTGAATAAATATCCAAAGGTTTAATCAGTCCAATAGTCCCAGTGGGACTATTCACTCGGTCTGAGTGAAATAGTCCCATAATTATTTAAGTATAATTATGGGGTTTGTCTATTTCATAGAAGGCATTAGCAATAGGAATATTTGTAggattggctgggtgcggtggctcacgcctgtaatcccagcactttgggaggccgaggcgggcggatcacaaggtcaggagatcaagaccacggtgaaacctcgtctccactaaaaatacaaaaaaaattagccgggtgcggtggcgggcgcctgtagtcccagctactcaggaggctgaggcaggagaatggcatgatcccgggaggcggagcttgcagtgagctgagatcgtgccactgcactccagcctggggaacagagggagactccctctcaaaaaaaaaaaaaatgggaatggAGATTAACTTGGAGGTCAGATAGTGATTTAGTGAATGAAGTGACTGTAGACCACTTCTCAAGGAATTTGTCCTTAGCTGTAAAGAAAGTCACTGAATAAGTAGGAGAATCTGGAGAAAGATTTTTCTGGTTCTAGCttcctttttctcatctgtgaaatgaagaggTTGAACTTGGTGATTAATAGCCATCATTTTATACACCCTTGCCATAAATCAGGAATTTTATAGGCATGATTTCATTCCCTCAGAAGAGTCTTATGAATGaggtaccattattatccccaatttacagaAGAGGCTGAGGCTCAGGAAAATGTTATATAACTTGGTCTAGAGTGGTTGGCTTAAGTCCAAACCCATATGGTTTCCATCCTGCTACTCTGCATCTAAGTAGCTTCCCAGCACTAACAGTGGAAGATTTTGAGTAAGGGACacattaaaattttgttattttactggtcttttaaaaaataggacaTATTGGAAGCTTTTTGTATGTTAAAGGGAAAGGATAACAAAGAGACATTTAAGGCAAGTTATGATATCGATGACCTATCTTTTTTCATAATATTACTGGGCTAGAATCACTACAGAGAGTGGGCAAAAATATACGAAAAGCAACGTTCTTACAGATTCAACGACAACCACAGCAGATTTTTCGCATACTTATGGCCTtatggataataaaaatattttgttatttttgatccTTTATAGGAAGGTTGCACAAACAATTTCAAGGATAACTGTGGAGGATTTTATTTAGGGGGGGTTGGAGTTATctttaaaaaggacaaataagGAGTTTCATGAGAGAAACTGAAATTAAGTTCCATTAAAATCCTGCTGTGATTTTGACGTGGACCACAATGTCCTGATGGATTAATTTCCAAAGACTTGACTCCATACAATACTGTGTCTTCCTATCTGGGTGCATTAGATGTCTGTTTGTTTTGGTGTTtccattaatttaaaaacctgaaaaatgtgccagaatgaaaagaaatagttattttgaaaaaacaaatcgTTTCTCAAAAATAACATTTAGATGTAGCTACTATGcctttgatcattttttaaaggagTGGCTTAGGTTATTATTTATGTTCACAGTGAGATCATCTTCTGCCTAGGTTTCTGATTTCACTGGTTGTTTAACACAAGCCACTAAAGACAATATTTGGCCTGGTTGTTGGGTCTGCCAAAAATAAGGTTTGTTAATGACAAAATCTAACACAACTTGTCAATGCAAATATTATTATGAAGTCCTGCTGCTTGTATTTGGACCAcaagagaaaattattattattctacaaACCCGTGAAGTTTAACACGCAAAGGCTTGTTACACAGTCAATGAAGAACAGTTGTTTTTTGCCCTTCCATAAATAACTAATgccaagagcagcctggctatCTGTTTCAGCTTCTTGTTACAGAATAATAAAACAGGCAAGGCCTAAATATCAGTGCCTCTTAACAGAGCTGTCCTTTAAATTCTGTTTAGCTTCTAACAGACTAATTCTCATGCTTTTAGTACTTACTACATTGCATTTTGAATCTGTCAGTTGCATTGTACATTTCCCTAACTCTTCCATTTCCATACGTTTATCTACTCCATTTCTAATTGGTTTGGTAGTTCTGGGTAGGACTCATTACAGAGGCAGCTTGATGTAGTGGCAAGCACCCTGGTCTAGGAGTCATAAGCAGTGTAGTAGGAAATTCAGGCTCTGTTACTAGTTAGTTGTGTGACTGGACAAGACACTTAACCTGcatctatttcttcatctgtgaaatagggataataatacccTATCTTCCTAATAAACAGCGTTGCAAATGTTCTCTTTAAAATGTCAGACAGCTGCTTGGGAAATATTTTGCTCCTGGGCAGTAATTTCTGGAAGGTTTCTGATGACAAGAAATTAAGCAAGGTTTGTTTTGACTCTGAAAAAGGAAAGCTGGAAATAGCGTGGTTATACTTGGTTTCCTTTTTGGAGATATagttcttctttcctcttcaacTTGGGTGCAGTTAAATGGGGAAGAAGGTGAGATGTGGTAGGTGATGAAGACAGCCAGAACTGTACACACTAACGAATAGTTTAAGTAATAAGAAATCTTGAAAATCCAAGTAGCTTCTTGGTCTGATAAACATACTTATATGTATATCATACACACATTCGTATACCGAAAAACGGATAGTTTCAGGCTATagtgatttctttcctttatgtCTTGTAGAGCTGGAGGAACTTCAGTAAGCTGAAGACTGTTCAGAGGAAATTACCTAATTGAAAATGTCTGGGCTAAGAGACTGACAATAAAGGAAACTGGCAAAAGTACTCTTTAATTACAAGTTCTTTTTCATCTTCATCCAACACATTGATTTATGTGCTACACTGGGTTTGTATTATGTCTATATTTTAATTCCACAAGTAGACACTAACTTTGTTGAGAGCAGCGATATTCATTTCTTCAATTTCATTTGTGTTAAGCCAACTGTAGGTGATAGTGCTCTGTACATCATAGTTACCTGAAAAATGATTGCTGATTTCTGGTATTGAAACAagatttcataaaataaacaatGCAATTAAACTAGTTGTTTGAAGTACTGAACTTGGTAGGTCAATCCTCAAAAAGGAAGCTACACGACTGTCTTAGCAATATTTATAGGTATATTTTATGTAAGTAGGTAGGTTTCTTGGAAATTGAAATGGTAATATGGCTTTAGAGTAGTAACACACAAAAACTGTAGCTCTGTGCTCTCAGCTAACCACTTTTAGTGTCATCTGGACtgcttattaaaaattcaaatttcttatCCCTACCCAGATCAGAATAAAAATACCGGGGGGTTGTAGCTCCAGGTACCTACATTTTAACAAGCACCCCAGATAATTGTGATGCACACTGAAGTTTAAGAACTACTctagcctgtaatctcaggtggtaaggcattttatatatacatatatatacacacacgcacacacatatatacacagatatacacacacaagcagaAATGGTAATTCTATGGGAAAATGGAAATCAGCAGGTGAAGTGAAATGTCGATTGCCATCAGGAACAGGAAGCTAGTTCACCATTACACATCAGGGAACTGGAAGAATTCTTGAGATTTAATTTTTTGGGTGATATATTCTTGGCAGTTTATCAGGGCTCATTTGCAATTATGGTCTTTCCCTTTTGAAGCCCTCAGATAGTTCgctggaattttaattttaatggcaaTTTCTTGCATCTATTGTAACAGCATTCGTATGACCAGCTTATAAGCAATGATCAGGGCTAGTAAGATGTCACAGAGCTGCGGTGACTTTTCCTTATCAGTTGGGGATTCTTTTGCCATGAAACCATCGTGGAAATGGAAGACAACGTGAAAATCCTGCGTCCTTGTGATATTTCATCAGTGGGAGTCAGCGGGGATCTTAACGCAGTGAGAGGCAAGATAAATGGATGAGAGGCATCAGCTCAGGCTTACAGGAGCAAGATGTTTTTAGTCAGAGTGTTTAAGATAGCTCTCTAAACTTGGAGCAGTGAAATACAAAAACGAGTGTCTTTTGAGGGCAGCTGGAAGATGACCCGAGGGGAACTTTTATCCTGGGGTGGAGTCCTGCGAAGCAAGCCGCAGGTGAGGGCGTGGGCCAGTCCTGCGCCTCACTGCTATTAGGCGCAAGGACATTCGGAAACACACTCAACAACACCAGCAGCGAGCCTGACAGAAGCGGCTCGCCAGCGGGAGCAACAACTTGAGGCGAGCCGTTAGCCGCCTCGCCTTCCCCGCAGCGCCCCTCCCTCTCCCCGGGAAGCCCGTTCGGCTCCGCCTTTTCGGCTGACGTCCCGGGCGAGCGGGGGCGGGCGCGTGGGTGGGCCGAGCCGTCTGCAGCCAGCGATTCGGCTGGCTCTGCCACACCACCGCGCGCCCCCGCTCCGCCCGCCCCTCCGGGCGCGTCTTTTCCGGGATCGCGCTGAGCCCCGCCTCCGCCGGCTGTCCGGGTGCGCGCGCGCCGCTGCGGCTTTTTCTCTGGCCTCCGCGGCGCGCTCCTCCTCGTCCCAACGCTAGCGGGCACGCGGTCCCTTTTGCGAGCTTCCCGAGTGCCAGGCGCCAGCCGGCTGCGAAGACGCGGTGGGCCGCCCCTCCGGTGAGTATCCCTGGCTGGGGAGGCTGCGGCCCCGGCACCCTTGCCCTGTCGGTACCAGGGCCCCATCTCCAGGGTGGGGACTGGCGTACCTCACCTGAGCCGGGAGGAGGTTGGGTGGGCATTCCAGCTGCTGGAATCGGCTCGCTTTTTTTCTTGAGCTAGGGCTATCTATCCGTTCGCCTCCGCTGGGGCCGGGAAGATTCCCTAGGTTACAGTAACCTCCTGTGATGGAGTCTGGGGTCCTCGGAACCCCAGCCTGCCTCTTCCTGCCGCTCACCGCATCCCGAGGGCTAGAAGTCATCTTCCTGATCGGGGTAGTAGGTTTTGCCACGGCCCTTTCCAGAGGAGACCATGAAGTGCTTGCTAGACCTCCAAACGACCTTTAGGATGCCCCTAAACCTCAACTCCATTTTGTCCCCTCCCAGTCGCTCTGTTAAAGAGGGCCAGGGAGTCTCTCTAGCCCTAGAGGCATCCGCCCTCTCGAATTTGAGGGATGCCCTCGCTTCCGATATCTTCCTTGCTTCCGATATCTTCCTAGCTTCCGTAGGATTAGGTATGTTAGAAAACAGCTGGATCCTGGCGACGcgtgctttccttccttcccccacccccgtTCTTTCTGTCTACATCCCTGCCTTCAGTGGGTGCTATATATTTAGTATGAGCTTTAttcacttcctcttcctctcgTTTGAGTGCCCGAAAGAACTGTGGCTGATGTCTATAGACATAGAAAAATCTAGGAGAATATGATTCATTGTCTAACCCCATCAAGgggttacatattttaaataagacGTCATTTCTCCTCTTCACTCCAGCATCTCCTCCTTCAAAGGCATTTTTCACCCTCTTGAAATTAATTTGCTCTATTAGCTCTTTTCACCTAAAAAAAAGGTCAACCGTCGCCCTGAGAAACAACAGTGAGATGCAAAATAAGGGTAAGATGGCATTGAAATGAATCCCTTTGAAAAAGTAAGCGGTTTGCTTTATTAGTTAATGGTCTCATCAgcgcttcagtttcctcttctgcaaaaatCAGTCTGTTGAACTAGAGCATAACTAAGGTTCCTTCTAGTGTTTTGATTCTAGGACCTCTAAATTCATGCAGGCTGCGTAATGCAAATTTAACCTGATTAAAGCCTTACTTCTCATAGTTGCTTGtcactttagtttttcttttattttgtctctAACAAGAAAGACTTTTAAATGTTCTTGATACATAAGACAGCAGGTGAAGATTCAATGATGGTACTGCCATTGAGCATATCAATCAAGATTTTAATAATGTAAGGCCTCTTCCTTAAATTGTAAAATAGCTCATCTTTTGATTGAAACTGCTAAAGTGTAAGACATGTAAGATTCCTGTTAGAATTAACACTCTGCCATTTAGGTGGGGGAATGAAACATTAAACTGTCAGTATACTTGTACCTTAGAATAAAGTACCTTATTGTCCTGATATAAGAAATAATTTGACAACTAAAAATCCATGGAAGGTGTAATACAGCAATTGAAAGCTTGAGTAAATtcagttttgtgggttttttttttttttggaaaacccCCTATTTAAAAACAAGTGATTTAGATTAAGatatttctttcagtatttttggTAGGGGTGAGATGGGTGAAGAAACAAGAGTCTTGTTCAATTCAAAGACAAGAGAAATGAACTCTGAAGAGGCTCAGGTTCTAGACCCAGCTCTAGTTAGATATataaccttgaacaagtcacttcacctctcttaGTGTTTGCGTCTGTAAAATAAGTGTCTTTATGGCTGTTGAAATGATCCACAAGTCCCCCAATTTGAATgatatattcttaaaatgaatatatatgacaaatatatatgtatacacacacatatataatgcaATTTGCATTAAGGCTATCATAAATCCTGTTATACCCGTTGAGTAGAATGTTTTTCTCAAAGGTTTGTGTATAGTGGTTTCAATTTAGGTATACTTAGTTCTTAATTCAtcctgattaaataaattattatatgtgAAAATCTGTAAACTCAGAAGCATTTTACAAATGTTGGGTATTACGTTAATTTCTGCTTACAAGTGAAATGTATGTTATACAGCACTATTTTTTAAACGTCCATGGCTTTTAGAAATTTGTAAGGGaatggctaggtgcggtggctcacgcctgtaatcccagcactttgggaggccgaggcaggtggatcacgaggtcaggagatcgagaccatcctggctaacactgaaaccccgtctctactaaaaatacaaaaaattagccaggcgtggtggtgggtgcctgtagtcccagctacttgggaggctgaagcaggagaatggcgtgaacccaggaggccgagcttgcagtgacccgagatcgcgccactgcactcataTACTGCCTTACAACTGTAATTGGCTAGGAACTTTAAAAGAATATGTGGGcatctcattcatt
It includes:
- the LOC108583682 gene encoding LOW QUALITY PROTEIN: synapsin-1 (The sequence of the model RefSeq protein was modified relative to this genomic sequence to represent the inferred CDS: inserted 1 base in 1 codon; deleted 1 base in 1 codon) — its product is MPTQPPPGSGEVRQSPPGDGALVPTGQGCRGRSLPSQGYSPEGRPTASSQPAGAWHSGSSXKGTACPLALGRGGARRGGQRKSRSGARAPGQPAEAGLSAIPEKTRPEGRAERGRAVVWQSQPNRWLQTARPTHAPAPARPGRQPKRRSRTGFPGRGRGAAGKARRLTARLKLLLPLASRFCQARCWCC